The following coding sequences are from one Myxococcus guangdongensis window:
- a CDS encoding lipoxygenase family protein yields the protein MTVEYKLRIRTSAKLGAGTDANISVVLVGTRGESGPHLLDKPFHNDFEAGSDEVYPVQSADDVGELLLLRFGNTGGVAADWLLDQAWVTAGEKQWSFPLFRWVRGGATVDVLEGTAKLARHAGCERESTARRELLEARRRMYPWRPAEATEGLPGALDLSEARPLPKDELYRGLTEGSYEVVIAKTLASIKLHLPLLSKAWNGLVDIFDFFKGLEVPRLAPRWQDDLEFARQAVQGINPLHITLIPSLPQGMPLTDEDVKGILAPDTTLARALDAKRIFLLDFGILEDIPMYRKVGEDGLEERRWAPAARCLLYLDGLNQLRPLAIQLGRDAGKDPVFTPNDDTYDWLAAKIYLRCSEGNTHQMVAHALRTHFVAEPFVMATMRNLPDPHPVYKLLRRHFRYTLAINEGARKGLLAAGGVFDDFIATGGPDKGHLQLGKKGYQRWKLTDNQPRQDFERRGVLDPAVLPYYPYRDDALPLWDALEEYVGGVLRYFYPTDADLEGDTEMQHWWKDLTEHGLPVDKLPCRELSRVDDLVDILTTVVFTVSVQHAAVNYLQYEHYAFVPNAPLCMRREPPRRKGTLCAEDLPEMIPSKSQTLWQVAIGRALSSFGDDEEYLLNEGGWREEYFQEPGPRALRERFEQRLRAQRDEVAARNAGAQVPYTVLSPDRIPCGITV from the coding sequence ATGACTGTCGAGTACAAGCTCAGGATTCGCACGAGCGCGAAGCTCGGTGCGGGAACGGATGCGAACATCTCCGTCGTCCTGGTGGGCACGCGAGGCGAGAGCGGCCCGCACCTGCTGGACAAGCCCTTCCACAACGACTTCGAGGCGGGCTCGGACGAGGTCTATCCCGTGCAGTCGGCGGACGACGTGGGGGAGCTCTTGCTCCTGCGGTTCGGCAACACGGGCGGCGTGGCGGCGGACTGGCTCCTGGACCAGGCGTGGGTGACGGCCGGGGAGAAGCAGTGGAGCTTCCCGCTCTTCCGCTGGGTGCGGGGCGGCGCCACGGTGGACGTGCTCGAGGGCACCGCGAAGCTCGCGCGGCATGCGGGCTGTGAGCGGGAGAGCACAGCGAGACGCGAGCTGCTGGAGGCGCGACGGCGCATGTACCCGTGGCGTCCGGCGGAGGCGACCGAGGGGCTCCCGGGCGCGCTCGACCTCAGCGAGGCGCGGCCGTTGCCGAAGGACGAGCTGTACCGGGGGCTGACGGAGGGCAGCTACGAGGTGGTCATCGCCAAGACGCTGGCGTCCATCAAGCTGCACCTGCCCCTGCTGTCCAAGGCGTGGAACGGGCTGGTGGACATCTTCGACTTCTTCAAGGGCCTGGAGGTGCCCAGGCTCGCGCCGCGCTGGCAGGACGACCTGGAGTTCGCGCGTCAGGCCGTCCAGGGCATCAACCCGCTCCACATCACCCTCATCCCCAGCCTGCCGCAGGGCATGCCGCTGACGGACGAGGACGTGAAGGGCATCCTGGCCCCCGACACCACGCTGGCCCGGGCGCTGGATGCCAAGCGCATCTTCCTGCTCGACTTCGGCATCCTCGAGGACATCCCGATGTACCGGAAGGTCGGCGAGGACGGCCTCGAGGAGCGCCGGTGGGCCCCCGCGGCGCGCTGCCTGTTGTACCTGGATGGACTGAACCAGCTCAGGCCCCTGGCCATCCAGTTGGGACGCGACGCGGGGAAGGACCCCGTGTTCACGCCGAACGACGACACGTACGACTGGCTCGCCGCGAAGATCTACCTGCGCTGCAGCGAGGGCAACACGCACCAGATGGTGGCGCACGCGTTGCGCACGCACTTCGTGGCGGAGCCCTTCGTGATGGCGACGATGCGCAACCTCCCGGACCCGCACCCCGTCTACAAGCTGCTGCGCCGGCACTTCCGTTACACGCTCGCCATCAACGAGGGCGCGCGCAAGGGACTGCTCGCCGCGGGCGGGGTGTTCGACGACTTCATCGCCACGGGTGGACCCGACAAGGGACACCTCCAGCTGGGCAAGAAGGGCTACCAGCGCTGGAAGCTCACGGACAACCAGCCCCGGCAGGACTTCGAGCGGCGGGGCGTGCTGGACCCCGCGGTGCTCCCCTACTACCCCTACCGCGACGACGCGCTGCCCTTGTGGGATGCTCTCGAGGAATACGTCGGTGGGGTCCTGCGGTACTTCTACCCGACCGACGCCGACCTCGAGGGCGACACCGAGATGCAGCACTGGTGGAAGGACCTCACCGAGCACGGGCTGCCGGTGGACAAGCTGCCGTGCCGGGAGCTGTCGCGTGTCGACGACCTGGTCGACATCCTCACCACCGTCGTCTTCACCGTCAGCGTGCAGCACGCCGCGGTGAACTACCTGCAATACGAGCACTACGCCTTCGTACCCAACGCGCCCCTGTGCATGCGCAGGGAGCCGCCCCGGCGGAAGGGGACGCTCTGCGCCGAGGACCTCCCCGAGATGATTCCCTCCAAGTCCCAGACACTCTGGCAGGTCGCCATCGGCCGGGCGCTGTCCAGCTTCGGTGACGACGAGGAGTACCTGCTCAACGAGGGCGGCTGGCGCGAGGAGTACTTCCAGGAGCCCGGGCCGCGGGCCCTGCGCGAGCGGTTCGAGCAGCGGCTGCGCGCCCAGCGCGACGAGGTGGCGGCGCGCAACGCGGGCGCCCAGGTGCCCTACACCGTGCTGAGCCCCGACCGGATTCCCTGCGGCATCACCGTCTGA
- a CDS encoding transthyretin-like family protein — MMFAALRRWMGSLGFKGRESASNEVLDAQELSRWYAGLALEERLAISRELGPRVRARRPQRDSATLPAVAVGRLVFEQEGPGGPRALHHIKVELWDRDFGSPDDFLGEGFTDPEGYFRVRYDPADAGEGDLPDLEVRFFEPQHSFRPDGQVVETWRRIGSEKGPDDHGGLHHDFGTLKLPYWEYDTSTPLARLLVTEEGTPPTAYAPGRALAMLKAVAPIELVKRRHLLQGKLGQAPGLDRIQADYPEAMTVRMERESPGSTRTDAFFGERLLNGMFSTLMDGDPEAPGDTAAFRLYFPWNAYEQDGDHCLPDVDVRLRLTEGRLLPTRIILGLREPGVKQAGAPVTRRSYTPADGQGWEAAKRMARVSATLETELGNHLGQCHFNVEQYAIAAHRNLRRSPLRWLLMPHLREVVLINHSASGFLVGPRGYITRASALTERSVEARLLHLMGSYDWKGFTPAPPICESHRYARAANLFWRLLGEHVSTFFAEHAQALAAEWLEVRRFSDDLVAHAAPAFVCRYLRAMVPGKPAPWFVRSERMDLDAKVSQSAAKAVSPVTCADTPQPGEWEALQQLCRYVIFFATFRHAWANNLQWDDAGEVLYACLGLRWGKDGALSTEADHDVAPPPEEATEMLWISWMLSRTSYGYLLANEEADVHPRFVELLRAHAAEFAALGLDIRTVSSRINI, encoded by the coding sequence ATGATGTTCGCGGCACTGCGCCGATGGATGGGTTCTCTCGGGTTCAAAGGACGCGAGAGCGCAAGCAACGAGGTGCTCGACGCACAGGAGTTGTCCCGGTGGTACGCGGGGCTGGCGCTCGAGGAGCGTCTGGCCATCAGCCGGGAGCTGGGGCCGCGCGTGCGCGCGAGGCGTCCGCAAAGGGATTCGGCCACGCTGCCAGCGGTGGCGGTGGGACGTCTGGTCTTCGAGCAGGAGGGGCCCGGTGGCCCCAGGGCCTTGCACCACATCAAGGTGGAGTTGTGGGACCGGGACTTCGGCTCGCCGGATGACTTCCTGGGCGAGGGCTTCACGGACCCGGAGGGGTATTTCCGTGTGCGTTATGACCCGGCCGACGCGGGCGAAGGCGACCTGCCGGACCTGGAGGTGCGCTTCTTCGAGCCCCAGCACAGCTTCCGTCCGGACGGCCAGGTGGTGGAGACGTGGCGGCGCATCGGCTCGGAGAAGGGGCCGGATGACCATGGCGGGCTCCACCACGACTTCGGCACGCTGAAGCTGCCGTACTGGGAATACGACACCTCCACGCCGCTGGCGCGCCTGCTCGTCACGGAGGAGGGCACGCCTCCCACGGCGTACGCGCCGGGCCGCGCGCTGGCGATGTTGAAGGCGGTGGCGCCCATCGAGCTCGTCAAGCGGCGCCACCTGTTGCAGGGGAAGCTGGGACAGGCGCCGGGGTTGGACAGGATTCAGGCGGACTACCCGGAGGCGATGACGGTGCGGATGGAGCGCGAGTCACCGGGCTCCACGCGCACGGATGCCTTCTTCGGTGAGCGATTGCTCAACGGCATGTTCTCCACGCTCATGGATGGAGACCCGGAGGCGCCGGGGGACACGGCGGCCTTCCGGCTGTACTTCCCATGGAATGCGTACGAGCAGGATGGCGACCACTGTCTGCCGGACGTGGATGTGCGTCTGCGATTGACGGAGGGGCGGCTCCTGCCCACGCGCATCATCCTGGGCCTGCGCGAGCCGGGCGTGAAGCAGGCCGGAGCGCCGGTGACGCGTCGGAGCTACACGCCCGCGGATGGCCAGGGCTGGGAGGCCGCCAAGCGGATGGCGCGGGTGAGCGCGACGCTGGAGACGGAGCTGGGCAACCACCTGGGCCAGTGCCACTTCAACGTGGAGCAGTACGCCATCGCCGCGCATCGCAACCTGCGGCGCAGTCCGTTGCGCTGGCTCTTGATGCCGCACCTGCGCGAGGTGGTGCTCATCAACCACTCCGCCAGCGGCTTCCTCGTGGGGCCCCGGGGCTACATCACCCGCGCCAGCGCGCTCACCGAGCGGAGCGTGGAGGCGCGGCTGCTCCACCTGATGGGCAGCTATGACTGGAAGGGCTTCACGCCCGCGCCGCCCATCTGCGAGTCGCACCGCTACGCCCGCGCGGCGAACCTGTTCTGGCGCTTGTTGGGCGAGCACGTGAGCACGTTCTTCGCGGAGCACGCCCAGGCGCTCGCGGCCGAGTGGCTCGAGGTGCGGCGCTTCTCGGACGACCTGGTGGCGCACGCGGCCCCCGCCTTCGTGTGCCGCTATCTGCGCGCGATGGTGCCGGGCAAGCCCGCACCGTGGTTCGTGCGCTCCGAGCGCATGGACCTGGACGCGAAGGTCTCCCAGTCCGCGGCGAAGGCGGTCAGCCCGGTGACGTGCGCGGACACGCCCCAACCCGGGGAGTGGGAGGCGCTCCAGCAGCTGTGCCGCTACGTCATCTTCTTCGCGACCTTCCGCCACGCGTGGGCCAACAACCTGCAGTGGGACGACGCGGGCGAGGTGCTCTACGCGTGCCTGGGGCTGCGCTGGGGCAAGGACGGCGCGCTGTCGACGGAGGCGGACCATGACGTGGCGCCGCCTCCGGAGGAGGCCACGGAGATGCTGTGGATTTCGTGGATGTTGTCCAGGACGAGCTACGGCTACCTGCTGGCGAACGAGGAGGCGGACGTGCACCCGCGCTTCGTGGAGCTGTTGCGCGCGCACGCCGCCGAGTTCGCCGCGCTGGGCCTGGACATCCGCACCGTCAGCTCCCGCATCAACATCTGA
- a CDS encoding 2,3-oxidosqualene cyclase, protein MTGQAREVLMRTQEADGSWKGDYSGPLFGPPLYVIGLYVLERAPDAPVRDGLLSYLRAHQNEDGGWGLSPESPSSVFTTVLNYVAQRLLGVEAHDPGLVRARAWFLPRGGPLGSGSWGKAILALLGLYEYEGLTPTPPELWLLPKALPFHPSRMWCHCRMVYLPMGWLYGRKARVPQTPLLTALRRELYPEPYASVDWKAARQRVADTDAYTPRSVWLRAASRVLGLYERLHSKRLRARALEESLEQIRGEDEATHFICLGPINKVLDAVVWHLARPDGPEVRAHLERLPDYLQRTPEGVTFNGYNSSQLWDTAFAIQALVASGADPVRDTLARASRFVASQQLLEDSPRPERFHRHPSRGAWPFSTREHGWPISDCTAEAVKACLLLEPLGLNHVPRERLAQAVEFILSMQNRDGGWATYEPTRAPRWLERLNASDVFANTMVDISYVECTSACVQALIAWRKAQPGAPVVPAITRGLAYLRRTQREDGSWEGSWGVCFSYGTWFAVSGLVAGGVTPEDPALRRAVRFLEEHQREDGSWSETIQSCRERRWVDGPTGHAVTTSWALLTLFACGEADSRAARRGVAWLRGRQGADGRWPPEPMAGIYNRTGGIHYDTYLRTFPLWALSLAARTQRRAFPPIQVLTLPPLETGALTP, encoded by the coding sequence ATGACAGGACAGGCTCGTGAGGTGCTGATGCGGACCCAGGAGGCGGATGGCTCCTGGAAGGGCGACTACAGCGGCCCGCTCTTCGGGCCCCCGCTGTATGTCATCGGGCTGTATGTGCTGGAGCGGGCCCCGGACGCGCCCGTGCGGGACGGGCTGCTCTCCTATCTGCGAGCCCATCAGAACGAGGACGGTGGCTGGGGGCTCTCGCCCGAGTCACCGAGCAGCGTCTTCACGACGGTGCTCAACTACGTGGCGCAGCGACTGCTCGGAGTCGAGGCGCACGACCCGGGCCTCGTCCGCGCGCGGGCCTGGTTCCTGCCCCGGGGCGGACCGCTGGGCAGCGGCTCCTGGGGCAAGGCCATCCTCGCGCTGCTGGGCCTCTACGAGTACGAGGGGCTCACCCCGACCCCACCGGAGCTGTGGCTGCTGCCGAAGGCGCTGCCGTTCCATCCATCCAGGATGTGGTGCCACTGCCGCATGGTGTACCTGCCCATGGGCTGGCTCTATGGACGCAAGGCACGCGTGCCCCAGACGCCCCTGCTGACCGCGCTGAGGCGCGAGCTGTATCCCGAGCCCTATGCGTCGGTGGACTGGAAGGCGGCGCGCCAGCGGGTGGCCGACACCGATGCGTACACCCCGCGGAGTGTCTGGCTGCGCGCGGCGAGCCGGGTGCTGGGACTCTACGAGCGACTGCACTCCAAGCGCCTGCGGGCCCGTGCATTGGAGGAATCGCTCGAGCAGATTCGCGGAGAGGACGAGGCCACGCATTTCATCTGCCTCGGTCCCATCAACAAGGTGCTCGACGCCGTGGTCTGGCATCTGGCGCGGCCCGACGGTCCCGAGGTCCGCGCCCATCTGGAGCGGCTGCCGGACTATCTGCAGCGCACTCCCGAGGGCGTGACGTTCAACGGCTACAACTCCTCCCAGCTCTGGGACACCGCGTTCGCCATCCAGGCGCTGGTGGCCTCCGGCGCGGACCCTGTCCGGGACACGCTCGCGCGCGCGAGCCGCTTCGTGGCGTCGCAGCAGTTGCTGGAGGACTCTCCCCGGCCCGAGCGCTTCCATCGCCACCCGAGCCGGGGCGCCTGGCCTTTCAGTACCCGCGAGCACGGCTGGCCCATCAGCGACTGCACCGCGGAGGCCGTGAAGGCGTGTCTGCTGCTGGAGCCGCTGGGGCTCAACCACGTGCCGCGCGAGCGACTGGCCCAGGCCGTGGAGTTCATCCTCTCGATGCAGAACCGGGACGGAGGCTGGGCCACCTATGAGCCGACGCGGGCACCGCGCTGGCTCGAGCGCCTCAATGCCTCCGACGTGTTCGCCAACACGATGGTGGACATCAGCTACGTCGAGTGCACCTCCGCCTGCGTCCAGGCCCTCATCGCCTGGAGGAAGGCACAGCCCGGGGCCCCGGTGGTCCCCGCCATCACCCGGGGCCTGGCGTACCTGCGGCGCACGCAGCGCGAGGACGGGAGCTGGGAGGGCTCGTGGGGCGTGTGCTTCAGCTACGGCACGTGGTTCGCCGTGTCGGGCCTGGTGGCCGGCGGAGTCACGCCGGAGGACCCGGCGCTGCGCCGGGCCGTGCGCTTCCTCGAGGAGCACCAGCGCGAGGACGGCTCCTGGAGTGAGACGATTCAAAGCTGCCGCGAGCGGCGCTGGGTGGACGGCCCCACCGGACACGCGGTGACGACGTCGTGGGCGCTGCTGACGCTCTTCGCCTGCGGCGAGGCCGATTCGAGGGCCGCCCGCCGGGGCGTGGCGTGGCTGCGCGGACGACAGGGCGCCGATGGCCGCTGGCCTCCGGAGCCGATGGCGGGCATCTACAACCGCACCGGCGGCATCCACTACGACACCTACCTGCGCACCTTCCCGCTGTGGGCCCTGTCGCTCGCGGCGCGGACGCAGCGCCGCGCCTTCCCACCCATCCAGGTGCTCACGCTGCCGCCCCTGGAGACGGGGGCCCTGACGCCCTAG
- a CDS encoding phytoene/squalene synthase family protein, with product MVAHDESFCRAMLPRVSRTFALNIPLLPAPLDLVVTVAYLVTRISDTLEDELHPARQAELFGALAELVRLKPGWEARARDFVRLAGSEFRAGAPEAEVELVAGTVTVLRTLASLPSWAHPPIARCVRIMAGGMNQIQRRHRDDRPVLGLPDLQTMLAYCYFVAGVVGEMLTELFIAHSPSIDEARRARLRTRSIVFGEALQLTNILKDVREDLDQGRCWMPLDRMALHGLEHATLALPSHRERAMALHSELVVVARRALDEALDYTLTIPTDEPGIRLFCLYPLFFAVKTLQLVDGNPAVFDPAPVKLGREEVMRLMRLTQERVASDAALRALFAECSREPSEVEARR from the coding sequence ATGGTCGCCCATGACGAGTCGTTCTGCCGAGCGATGCTCCCCCGGGTCTCCCGGACGTTCGCGCTGAACATCCCCTTGTTGCCCGCCCCCCTGGACCTGGTCGTCACGGTGGCCTACCTGGTCACCCGCATCTCGGACACGCTGGAGGACGAACTCCACCCGGCCCGACAAGCGGAGCTGTTCGGCGCGCTGGCGGAGCTGGTGAGGCTGAAGCCAGGCTGGGAGGCTCGCGCCCGGGACTTCGTCCGCCTGGCGGGAAGCGAGTTCCGGGCCGGCGCGCCCGAAGCGGAGGTGGAGCTGGTCGCGGGGACGGTCACGGTGCTGAGGACCCTGGCCTCGCTCCCCTCCTGGGCCCATCCCCCCATCGCTCGCTGCGTGCGCATCATGGCCGGTGGGATGAACCAGATTCAGCGAAGGCACCGCGATGACCGACCTGTCCTGGGGCTGCCCGACCTCCAGACGATGCTCGCCTACTGCTACTTCGTGGCGGGCGTGGTCGGCGAGATGCTGACGGAGCTCTTCATCGCGCACAGCCCCTCCATCGACGAGGCCCGGCGCGCACGGCTGCGGACCCGGTCCATCGTCTTCGGCGAGGCCCTGCAGCTCACCAACATCCTCAAGGACGTGCGCGAGGACCTGGACCAGGGACGCTGCTGGATGCCGCTGGACCGGATGGCGCTGCATGGCCTGGAGCACGCGACGCTGGCGCTCCCCAGCCACCGCGAGAGGGCCATGGCGCTGCACTCGGAGCTGGTGGTGGTGGCGCGGCGCGCGCTGGACGAGGCGCTCGACTACACGCTGACGATTCCCACCGATGAGCCCGGCATCCGGCTGTTCTGTCTCTACCCCCTGTTCTTCGCGGTGAAGACGCTCCAGCTCGTGGACGGGAACCCCGCGGTGTTCGACCCCGCGCCCGTGAAGCTCGGCCGCGAGGAGGTGATGCGGCTCATGCGGCTCACACAGGAGCGGGTGGCCTCGGACGCGGCGCTGCGGGCGCTCTTCGCGGAGTGCTCGCGCGAGCCCTCGGAGGTGGAGGCGAGGAGATGA
- a CDS encoding FAD-dependent monooxygenase, whose protein sequence is MEGPRDFDVVIAGGGPAGCAAAASLAELGQSVLLVDAGVDRHKQLSGELLHPTGVLALRELGFGDVIDAWTACPVRGFAVFFSAPDHTVVLPYARGVTGLSLEHATLTLPLLEAVARKPGVTVQTQARVTAVERNDARGVRLRFLHEGAEHAVSARLLVAADGRASPVRRMLGISERFTRISTMLGLTVDSACLPRPEHGHQFVGGPLYALAYAIQPDVARVMVDLPLGSTARTLRERPELLSALPPALNAEVRRALEVTATPRMASNDDRLAQTVWKQSAVLVGDAASCCHPLTGSGMTSCFHDARALQEALRRHPDDVPRALEQYACVRRPAQRTRVALASSLYDACSGQDAGMRALRLGLWRYWEHSPRGARVSMSLLSSEEARIRVLAREYLCVVGHSLAMLRSGPSLEGRARTAVPLLRSTVPPLRGALASTLEQVEGWCHRRVRHLRLRARPLGQRATAEGRPRIQPVAPAAPVHVA, encoded by the coding sequence ATGGAAGGTCCGAGGGACTTCGATGTGGTGATAGCGGGGGGCGGCCCCGCGGGATGCGCGGCGGCGGCGTCGCTCGCCGAGCTGGGGCAGTCCGTCTTGTTGGTGGACGCGGGCGTGGACCGCCACAAGCAACTGTCGGGGGAGCTGCTGCACCCCACTGGCGTGCTCGCGCTGCGCGAGCTGGGCTTCGGTGATGTCATCGACGCCTGGACGGCGTGCCCGGTGCGTGGCTTCGCGGTCTTCTTCTCCGCGCCCGACCACACCGTCGTGTTGCCCTATGCGCGAGGCGTCACGGGCCTGTCGCTGGAGCACGCCACCCTCACCCTGCCGTTGCTGGAGGCCGTGGCCCGCAAGCCGGGCGTCACCGTCCAGACCCAGGCCCGGGTGACGGCCGTGGAGCGCAACGACGCCCGCGGCGTGCGCCTGCGCTTCCTCCACGAAGGCGCCGAGCACGCGGTGAGCGCGCGCCTGCTGGTGGCCGCGGACGGACGCGCGTCGCCCGTGCGGCGGATGCTGGGCATCTCCGAGCGCTTCACGCGCATCTCCACCATGCTGGGGCTGACGGTGGACAGCGCCTGTCTGCCGCGCCCCGAGCATGGCCATCAGTTCGTCGGAGGTCCGCTGTACGCGCTGGCCTATGCCATCCAGCCGGATGTGGCGCGGGTGATGGTGGACCTTCCCCTGGGCAGCACCGCCCGGACGTTGAGGGAGCGCCCGGAGCTGCTGTCCGCGCTGCCCCCCGCGCTCAACGCCGAGGTCCGCCGGGCGCTGGAGGTGACGGCGACACCGCGCATGGCCTCCAACGATGACCGGCTCGCGCAGACGGTGTGGAAGCAGAGCGCCGTGCTGGTGGGCGACGCCGCCTCCTGCTGTCACCCGCTCACCGGCAGCGGGATGACGTCGTGCTTCCATGACGCACGGGCGCTCCAGGAGGCGCTGCGCCGCCACCCGGACGACGTCCCGCGCGCGCTGGAGCAATACGCCTGCGTGCGGCGTCCGGCCCAGCGCACCCGCGTCGCGCTCGCCTCGTCGCTCTATGACGCCTGCTCCGGACAGGATGCGGGCATGCGCGCCCTGCGGCTGGGGCTCTGGCGCTACTGGGAGCACAGTCCGCGAGGCGCCCGCGTCTCCATGTCCCTGCTCTCCTCCGAGGAGGCGCGCATCCGGGTGCTGGCGCGCGAGTACCTGTGCGTCGTCGGCCATTCGCTGGCGATGCTGCGCTCCGGTCCGTCGCTCGAGGGCCGCGCGCGCACCGCCGTGCCGCTCCTGCGCTCCACCGTGCCGCCGTTGAGGGGCGCCCTGGCGAGCACGCTGGAGCAGGTGGAAGGTTGGTGCCATCGCCGCGTCCGCCATCTGCGACTACGCGCCCGTCCGCTCGGGCAGCGCGCCACCGCCGAGGGCCGCCCGCGCATCCAACCGGTAGCTCCGGCCGCGCCAGTCCACGTCGCGTGA
- a CDS encoding glycosyltransferase, which produces MSARDIAWGAAGAAALGVLAHGHRGLMAGVRRRRAPSTNPFEPPSVTLIRPIRGLDVEARENVRALLDLDYPGEWEVLFVFDSAEDPAFAVTQDELGRHPTRARRVELLVAGEPPPGLTGKLNAMQLGVSRARGTLLAFSDSDTRPEPGVLTALVGALLEDPRTGATFAPVYAAAGRPLAGDVGYGLLVNAWYGASVARAAEPDGALPFIMGQLMVFRREALQDIGGVGAAAGQFVDDMYLGRRLHAVGWKNRVVHVPLRIVTGNLELKAFLRIFRRWVLFSEAGLPWSFARPNWVRGVMGWLAWGGLVTAVSRRAWGHAAVAALPIGFSVWSQLRLQRACHGPRVSPRHFWVPAVLPLLGAGVALSARVSRDVDWRGRSYRLDARAALGGGALPERTGA; this is translated from the coding sequence ATGAGTGCACGGGACATCGCATGGGGGGCGGCGGGCGCGGCGGCGCTGGGCGTGCTGGCCCACGGACACCGGGGACTGATGGCGGGGGTGCGACGGCGCCGCGCGCCCTCCACGAACCCCTTCGAGCCACCGTCGGTGACGCTCATCCGTCCCATCCGGGGACTGGATGTGGAGGCGCGGGAGAACGTCCGCGCGCTGCTGGACCTGGACTACCCCGGTGAGTGGGAGGTGCTCTTCGTCTTCGACAGCGCCGAGGACCCCGCCTTCGCCGTCACCCAGGACGAGCTGGGTCGTCACCCGACGCGCGCCAGGCGGGTGGAGCTGCTCGTGGCGGGAGAGCCGCCGCCCGGGCTGACGGGGAAGCTCAACGCCATGCAGCTGGGCGTGTCACGCGCCCGGGGCACGCTGCTGGCCTTCAGCGACTCCGACACGCGGCCCGAGCCAGGGGTGCTCACGGCGCTGGTGGGCGCGCTGCTGGAGGACCCACGGACGGGCGCGACGTTCGCTCCCGTGTACGCCGCGGCGGGCAGGCCCCTCGCCGGAGACGTGGGCTATGGGCTCCTGGTGAATGCCTGGTACGGCGCGTCCGTGGCGCGCGCGGCGGAGCCTGACGGCGCCCTGCCCTTCATCATGGGCCAGCTGATGGTGTTCCGTCGGGAGGCGCTCCAGGACATCGGCGGCGTGGGCGCGGCCGCCGGTCAGTTCGTGGATGACATGTACCTGGGGCGCAGGCTCCACGCGGTGGGGTGGAAGAACCGCGTCGTCCACGTGCCCCTGCGCATCGTCACGGGGAACCTGGAGCTGAAGGCCTTCCTGCGCATCTTCCGGCGCTGGGTGCTCTTCTCGGAGGCGGGCCTCCCCTGGAGCTTCGCGCGCCCCAACTGGGTGCGAGGGGTGATGGGGTGGCTGGCGTGGGGCGGACTGGTGACGGCCGTCAGCCGGCGGGCCTGGGGACACGCGGCCGTGGCGGCGCTGCCCATCGGCTTCTCCGTGTGGAGCCAGCTGCGGCTCCAGCGGGCCTGTCATGGGCCGCGCGTCTCCCCCCGACACTTCTGGGTGCCGGCGGTGCTGCCGCTGCTCGGCGCGGGCGTGGCGCTGTCGGCGCGGGTGTCACGCGACGTGGACTGGCGCGGCCGGAGCTACCGGTTGGATGCGCGGGCGGCCCTCGGCGGTGGCGCGCTGCCCGAGCGGACGGGCGCGTAG